Proteins encoded by one window of Cannabis sativa cultivar Pink pepper isolate KNU-18-1 chromosome 4, ASM2916894v1, whole genome shotgun sequence:
- the LOC115712069 gene encoding uncharacterized protein LOC115712069 codes for MGKNIDEKSIMNQKLKDVGDEPVEESSLASLPNSSSPTQDGRASSMVFKKAHSVIPAHLVAEAISTLHGVMWSGPITPREMEYVQHYVFAKYPQYSNGLVEVGDQKIDLSINEETTSQSHEKHRSVKGVMTKEFSSFSFNNSIFSNLNKTQLGPSRLLDILTKKSTFEGNFISIPEVQARNRALKHCGLAEEDYLVFFTANYKDAMSMIGESYPFFRGNIYMSIINEQIDFIKEFAIQKESKVILAPETWLDLRIKGSQLSQYFRRKCKHSPKGLFSYPARMNGTRYSMHWISEAHRNSWHVLLDATDLVFGEDRIGLSLHQPDFVLCSLTNNSNNAHSQPSIITCLLVRKKSFDTLPTSG; via the exons ATGGGGAAAAACATAGACGAAAAGAGCATCATGAATCAAAAACTTAAGGATGTAGGAGATGAACCAGTGGAGGAATCTTCTTTAGCTTCTTTACCAAACTCATCATCACCTACTCAAGATGGCAGAGCAAGCAGCATGGTTTTCAAG AAAGCACATAGTGTAATACCAGCTCACTTGGTAGCTGAAGCAATCTCCACACTCCATGGAGTGATGTGGTCTGGTCCAATAACACCAAGAGAAATGGAATATGTTCAGCATTATGTATTTGCAAAATACCCTCAATACAGCAATGGTCTAGTAGAAGTGGGAGACCAAAAAATTGACCTTTCTATCAATGAAGAAACTACTTCCCAATCCCATGAAAAACATAGGTCAGTTAAAGGTGTCATGACAAAAGAATTCTCCTCTTTCTCATTCAATAATAGTATTTTCTCTAATCTAAACAAAACCCAATTGGGGCCATCAAGACTCCTTGATATCCTCACAAAGAAATCTACATTTGAAGGGAACTTCATTTCGATACCAGAAGTTCAAGCCAGGAACCGAGCCTTGAAACACTGCGGTTTAGCTGAAGAAGACTACTTAGTTTTCTTCACAGCAAACTACAAGGATGCCATGAGCATGATAGGAGAGAGTTACCCTTTCTTTAGAGGAAACATCTACATGTCAATAATTAATGAGCAAATAGATTTCATCAAAGAATTTGCTATTCAGAAAGAGTCAAAGGTGATTTTGGCACCAGAAACATGGTTGGATCTAAGGATTAAAGGGTCTCAGCTAAGTCAATACTTTAGGAGGAAGTGTAAACATAGTCCCAAAGGTCTCTTCTCATATCCAGCCAGAATGAATGGAACAAGATATTCGATGCATTGGATCTCAGAGGCTCACAGAAACTCATGGCATGTTCTTCTTGATGCCACTGATTTGGTCTTTGGAGAGGACAGAATTGGCCTTTCTCTTCACCAGCCTGATTTTGTGCTGTGCAGCCTcactaataatagtaataatgctCATTCTCAACCTTCTATAATCACCTGCCTCTTGGTCAGGAAAAAATCATTTGATACTTTGCCCACTTCTGGCTAA
- the LOC115713198 gene encoding uncharacterized protein LOC115713198, with amino-acid sequence MANRLKHLLSRIILEFQSAFIPGRLITDNVLISFEILHYLRRKKQGKNGCMTLKLDMSKAYDRMEWSFLQAILLQMGFVEAWVDMIMECLRTISYNIDHGGESLGPIIPSRGIRQGDPLSPYLFIICAKVDDRFLYCKANREEAQRVLELLNTFEQASGQKVNLNKSSVFFSSNTDVGTRDSILSTLHMRAADDHSLYLGLPSRVGRNKNVTFGFLKEKVRKRIHKWDSKLFSRAGKEVLLKSVIQSLPTYAMSVFLIPLEICKDVDRLMGRYWWHTKSSQGQGIHWRSWNKLCLHKHQRGLGFQNLGDFNLAMLGKQGWRLLTNNSSLVVRVFKARYYPHSSFLDAELGANPSYVWRSVLGAKYVVKMGARWRVGAGFSISILNQPWLPYKEYPYMLPLLMWLSMTRDIDLIHCIPLSLSSVEDARFWVLETHGDYSVKSAYHALQVTNGRWSTQDNSGFWRIFWNLKLPPKRLAMLLWGVWGARNDLVWNNKALSVERVVNAAITYLDSWKNAQLENRVVSPISGPITSGCEQWSKPYFGEIKLIVMPDLFLAEAMALKEALCNTRD; translated from the exons ATGGCTAATCGGCTCAAACACTTATTATCGAGGATCATCTTGGAATTTCAAAGTGCGTTTATTCCTGGGAGGCTCATTACTGATAATGTTCTTATTTCGTTTGAGATCTTACATTATCTTAGACGTAAGAAACAAGGGAAGAATGGTTGTATGACTCTAAAACTTGATATGAGTAAGGCATACGATAGGATGGAATGGTCTTTCTTACAAGCTATTTTATTACAGATGGGGTTTGTGGAGGCTTGGGTTGACATGATCATGGAATGTCTTCGAACGATTTCGTATAATATTGATCATGGTGGTGAAAGTTTGGGTCCTATTATCCCATCTCGGGGAATTCGCCAGGGAGATCCGTTGTCGCCGTATCTATTTATCATCTGTGCAAAAG TTGATGACAGATTTCTCTATTGTAAGGCAAACAGAGAAGAGGCTCAACGGGTCCTGGAGTTGCTTAACACTTTTGAGCAGGCGTCGGGCCAGAAGGTGAACCTTAATAAGTCTTCTGTTTTCTTTAGTTCGAATACTGATGTTGGGACTCGTGATTCTATTTTGTCTACTCTTCATATGAGGGCGGCGGATGATCATAGTTTGTATCTTGGGCTGCCTAGTAGGGTGGGAAGAAATAAGAATGTCACTTTCGGCTTTCTAAAAGAGAAGGTGAGGAAAAGAATTCACAAGTGGGATAGTAAACTCTTTTCTAGAGCGGGGAAGGAAGTGCTTTTGAAGTCGGTTATTCAATCTTTACCGACTTATGCTATGAGTGTTTTCTTGATCCCGTTGGAGATTTGTAAAGATGTGGATCGGCTTATGGGTAGATATTGGTGGCATACGAAGTCGTCGCAAGGCCAAGGTATTCATTGGAGGAGTTGGAATAAGTTGTGCTTGCATAAGCACCAAAGGGGATTGGGGTTTCAAAATCTCGGGGATTTTAATTTAGCTATGTTAGGAAAGCAAGGTTGGAGACTTTTGACAAATAATAGTTCCTTAGTGGTGCGGGTTTTTAAAGCCAGGTATTACCCCCATTCTTCGTTTCTTGATGCTGAGCTAGGCGCTAATCCAAGCTATGTGTGGCGGAGTGTTCTAGGGGCAAAATATGTGGTTAAGATGGGTGCGAGATGGCGTGTTGGAGCCGGTTTTTCTATATCGATTCTCAATCAACCTTGGCTTCCTTATAAGGAATATCCGTATATGTTACCTCTTCTCATGTGGCTCTCCATGACT AGAGATATTGATTTGATTCATTGTATTCCGTTGTCTCTGTCTTCGGTTGAGGATGCTCGGTTTTGGGTGTTGGAGACGCATGGGGATTATTCTGTCAAAAGTGCTTATCACGCCTTACAAGTAACCAATGGTAGGTGGAGTACTCAAGACAATTCGGGTTTTTGGAGGATATTTTGGAACTTGAAATTGCCTCCTAAG AGGCTTGCTATGCTTCTTTGGGGAGTTTGGGGGGCTCGTAATGACTTGGTTTGGAATAATAAGGCTTTGTCGGTAGAGAGGGTGGTGAATGCTGCAATTACTTACCTTGATTCTTGGAAGAATGCTCAGCTGGAAAATAGAGTTGTGTCGCCAATTTCTGGCCCGATTACTTCCGGGTGTGAGCAATGGTCTAAACCTTATTTTGGTGAGATTAAGTTAATTGTGATG CCCGACCTATTTTTGGCTGAAGCTATGGCGTTGAAGGAGGCACTCTGTAATACCCGggattaa
- the LOC115714949 gene encoding arabinogalactan O-methyltransferase 1, which translates to MVMVMKNRNILSEKPWFFGLSLACLIAGALLITTFLKADEGSRLCSLTGTRIKSVVAENEYVPTDIQLKAIIHYATSKIVPQQSIGEITVSFDVLQSRGPSNFLVFGLGHDSLMWASLNPRGNTLFLEEDPKWVQTVLQKAPQLRAHYVKYRTQLREADDLLATYKSEPRCWPAKAAPLKGNERCRLALENLPAEVYEREWDLIMVDAPRGYFPEAPGRMAAIFSAAVMARNRKGSGVTHVFLHDVDRKVEKTFAEEFLCRKYLVKAVGRLWHFEIPAVNVSQAADTGARFC; encoded by the coding sequence atggTTATGGTGATGAAGAACAGGAATATTCTATCGGAAAAGCCATGGTTTTTCGGGTTGAGCCTGGCTTGTTTAATCGCCGGAGCGCTGCTAATCACAACGTTCTTGAAAGCGGACGAGGGGTCGCGGCTCTGCTCTCTAACGGGGACTCGAATCAAGTCTGTGGTGGCGGAGAATGAGTATGTTCCGACGGATATTCAGCTTAAGGCTATTATCCACTACGCCACGTCGAAGATTGTGCCTCAGCAATCCATCGGAGAAATAACCGTCTCATTCGACGTCCTCCAGTCACGGGGGCCTAGTAACTTCCTGGTTTTTGGGCTGGGCCACGATTCACTAATGTGGGCTTCCCTCAATCCACGTGGCAACACTCTATTTCTCGAAGAGGACCCTAAGTGGGTCCAGACCGTTCTCCAGAAAGCCCCTCAACTCCGGGCCCACTACGTCAAGTACCGTACTCAGCTCCGGGAAGCCGACGATCTACTCGCCACGTATAAGTCCGAGCCGCGATGTTGGCCGGCTAAGGCGGCGCCGCTCAAAGGAAACGAACGGTGTCGTTTGGCCTTGGAGAATTTGCCGGCTGAGGTGTACGAGAGGGAATGGGATCTGATCATGGTCGACGCGCCACGTGGCTATTTTCCCGAGGCTCCCGGTCGTATGGCAGCTATTTTCTCGGCAGCGGTTATGGCTAGAAACAGGAAAGGATCCGGTGTGACGCACGTGTTCCTCCACGATGTTGATCGGAAGGTGGAGAAGACTTTCGCCGAGGAGTTTCTCTGCCGAAAATATCTCGTCAAGGCCGTCGGAAGGCTCTGGCATTTTGAGATTCCGGCCGTTAACGTGAGCCAGGCTGCGGATACCGGTGCTCGTTTTTGCTAA